The nucleotide sequence TCGATCTCCGTGTGCGGGCGGGTCAGCGCGGCGTGCTTCTCCCAGGGGGACGTCTCGGTGAGGCCTGCGACGACGACGTCGAGGTCGCCGCCCTCGAGCGAGCGGATCAGGTGGCTCTCGGCGCCGGAGGTCCAGACGACCTCGGCGTCGATCCGCTCGGCGAACTCCTCGACCAGCTCGACCTCCACCCCCGAGGGACGGCCGCTGTCGGCGACCTCCGTCCAGGGCGGGCTCTCCGAGACCCCGGCCCGCAGTTCACCGCCTCGCACCCGGTCGAGGGTGCCCTCGGGGTCCTTCGGGAACCCGGAGCCGCACCCCGTGACCAGGGCCGCGGTCAGCACCGCCACCGCGAGCGGGCGCACCGAGGGGGACATCGCCGCACGACCTTTCCAAGCACCGGGGCGGTCCCGGCGGACCGCGCTCTCCATCGGTCCCGAGCATACGGAGTTGCGTCGGACGGCGCCGCTGCGGGACCGGTCGACACACGCCCGAAACCGGGCGCCGCGTCCGACATCGCCGGGAAACCTCTGCGCCGCACCCCGGAAATCCCGGCTGGCTAGCGTCGCTCCCATCCCGGCGGACCGGGTCCTGCCCGCAGGACCACCGCCCGGCACCCAGCGACTCCTCCCCCGGAAAGCAGGACGGCATGACGGTCCCCGCACGGCGCGCTCTGATCCCGGCCCTCGTGGCCGCCACGCTCCTCACGGGGTGCGGCGCGAAGTACGACCCGCGGCCGAGCGCAGAGGCGGCCCAGGCGCCCTCGAGCTCGTGCGTGGACACCTCCGGGAACAGCGTGAAGGTGGGGCTGCTCAACTCCCTCTCGGGCACGATGGCCGTGAGCGAGACGACCGTCAACCGTTCCCTGAACCTGGCGATCGAGGAGATCAACGCCGACGGCGGGGTGCTCGGCAAGGAGCTCGACCCCGTCACCGAGGACGGCGCGAGCGAGCCGACGGTGTTCGCGGAGAAGGCCGCCAAGCTGATCCGGCAGGACTGCGTGGCCGCGGTGTTCGGCGGCTGGACCTCCGCGAGCCGCAAGGCCATGCTCCCGGTCTTCGAGGCCCAGGACTCGCTGCTGTTCTACCCGGTGCAGTACGAGGGGCTCGAGGCCTCCCCCAATATCTTCTACACCGGGGCCACCACCAACCAGCAGATCGTCCCGGCCCTCGACCACCTGCGGGAGCAGGGGCACCGGCGGATCTTCCTGGTGGGCAGCGACTACGTCTTCCCCCGCACGGCGAACCGGATCATCAACGCCTACGCCGCGGCCCACGGCATGGAGGTGGTGGGCGAGGAGTACGTGCCGATGGGCTCGACCGAGTTCTCGACCATCGTCAACAAGCTCCTGGCCTCGGACGCCGACGCGGTGTTCAACACCCTCAACGGCGACTCCAACGTGGCGTTCTTCCGCCAGTACACCTCCGTGGGCCTCGAGGCCGGCGAGATGCCCGTGGTGTCCGTGTCGGTCGCGGAGGAGGAGGTCCCCGGGATCGGCGTGGAGAACGTCGCCGGTCAGCTGACCTCCTGGAACTACTACCAGACCGTCGACACCCCCGAGAACGAGCGGTTCGTGCGGGCGTTCCAGGACCGGTACGGCGCCGGGCGGGTCACGAGCGACCCCATGGAGGCCGCCTACACGTCCGTGCACCTGTGGCGGGCGATGGTCGAGAAGGCCGGGTCCTTCGACGTCGACGCCGTGCGCGAGGCCGCCGACGGGACCGTGGTCGAGGCCCCCGAGGGCACCGTCGAGGTGGACGGGGAGACCCAGCACGTCACCAAGACCCCGCGCATCGGCCGGATCCGCGAGGACGGGCTGATCGAGACGGTCGAGGAGGCCGCCGAGCCCGTGGTCCCCGACCCGTTCCTGACCGGCTACGACTGGGCCGACGGCGTCTCCGGCTGAGCCGCCCCGCCGCCGCCGGCACCGCCCCCCGACGCCCCGCAGACCGAGAGAAGAGCCGTCCATGGAAGTCATCGTCAGCCAGTTGTCCGCCGGGCTCAGCCTCGGCTCCATCCTCCTCCTCGCGGCCGTGGGGCTGTCCCTGACCTTC is from Kocuria rosea and encodes:
- a CDS encoding substrate-binding periplasmic protein, which translates into the protein MSPSVRPLAVAVLTAALVTGCGSGFPKDPEGTLDRVRGGELRAGVSESPPWTEVADSGRPSGVEVELVEEFAERIDAEVVWTSGAESHLIRSLEGGDLDVVVAGLTETSPWEKHAALTRPHTEIETGDGRTEKIVLATRLGENGFLTELETFLVEREEG
- the urtA gene encoding urea ABC transporter substrate-binding protein → MTVPARRALIPALVAATLLTGCGAKYDPRPSAEAAQAPSSSCVDTSGNSVKVGLLNSLSGTMAVSETTVNRSLNLAIEEINADGGVLGKELDPVTEDGASEPTVFAEKAAKLIRQDCVAAVFGGWTSASRKAMLPVFEAQDSLLFYPVQYEGLEASPNIFYTGATTNQQIVPALDHLREQGHRRIFLVGSDYVFPRTANRIINAYAAAHGMEVVGEEYVPMGSTEFSTIVNKLLASDADAVFNTLNGDSNVAFFRQYTSVGLEAGEMPVVSVSVAEEEVPGIGVENVAGQLTSWNYYQTVDTPENERFVRAFQDRYGAGRVTSDPMEAAYTSVHLWRAMVEKAGSFDVDAVREAADGTVVEAPEGTVEVDGETQHVTKTPRIGRIREDGLIETVEEAAEPVVPDPFLTGYDWADGVSG